A single genomic interval of Phoenix dactylifera cultivar Barhee BC4 unplaced genomic scaffold, palm_55x_up_171113_PBpolish2nd_filt_p 001082F, whole genome shotgun sequence harbors:
- the LOC120107929 gene encoding formin-like protein 18 isoform X2 — protein sequence MEKGERNGAPEPTPRRLQRLHPDPSRRGGRRVGLLPPLPPPLAPPLPRPPTPPPLLRRGRRSPPPPRPPLGWWMKGAGLLEEAEGIVRSITMKPDVMNFSPNPYFEDTKLVKTYSFTEEGTTNITGTTIKWKEGMDIANGNGHEKKGSKRPLTEESCLSFHP from the exons ATGGAGAAGGGGGAAAGAAATGGGGCTCCCGAACCGACTCCACGACGCCTCCAGCGACTCCATCCCGATCCTTCTCGTCGTGGCGGCCGCCGGGTGGGTCTCCTACCTCCGCTCCCTCCTCCTCTGGCTCCTCCACTCCCTCGGCCTCCAACGCCTCCACCCCTCCTCCGCCGCGGCCGACGATCCCCTCCTCCGCCGCGGCCTCCATTGGGTTGGTGGATGAAGGGTGCAG GGTTGTTGGAAGAGGCAGAAGGGATCGTCAGAAGCATAACAATGAAGCCAGATGTGATG AACTTCTCTCCTAACCCATATTTTGAGGACACAAAGCTTGTGAAGACATATTCCTTCACCGAGGAAGGAACTACTAATATAACCGGTACGACTATCAAGTGGAAGGAGGGTATG GATATTGCCAATGGTAATGGTCATGAGAAGAAGGGAAGCAAGCGACCCCTTACTGAGGAAAG TTGTTTGTCATTTCATCCTTAG
- the LOC120107929 gene encoding formin-like protein 18 isoform X3, whose amino-acid sequence MEKGERNGAPEPTPRRLQRLHPDPSRRGGRRVGLLPPLPPPLAPPLPRPPTPPPLLRRGRRSPPPPRPPLGWWMKGAGLLEEAEGIVRSITMKPDVMNFSPNPYFEDTKLVKTYSFTEEGTTNITGTTIKWKEGMDIANGNGHEKKGSKRPLTEERE is encoded by the exons ATGGAGAAGGGGGAAAGAAATGGGGCTCCCGAACCGACTCCACGACGCCTCCAGCGACTCCATCCCGATCCTTCTCGTCGTGGCGGCCGCCGGGTGGGTCTCCTACCTCCGCTCCCTCCTCCTCTGGCTCCTCCACTCCCTCGGCCTCCAACGCCTCCACCCCTCCTCCGCCGCGGCCGACGATCCCCTCCTCCGCCGCGGCCTCCATTGGGTTGGTGGATGAAGGGTGCAG GGTTGTTGGAAGAGGCAGAAGGGATCGTCAGAAGCATAACAATGAAGCCAGATGTGATG AACTTCTCTCCTAACCCATATTTTGAGGACACAAAGCTTGTGAAGACATATTCCTTCACCGAGGAAGGAACTACTAATATAACCGGTACGACTATCAAGTGGAAGGAGGGTATG GATATTGCCAATGGTAATGGTCATGAGAAGAAGGGAAGCAAGCGACCCCTTACTGAGGAAAG AGAGTGA
- the LOC120107929 gene encoding formin-like protein 18 isoform X1, with protein MEKGERNGAPEPTPRRLQRLHPDPSRRGGRRVGLLPPLPPPLAPPLPRPPTPPPLLRRGRRSPPPPRPPLGWWMKGAGLLEEAEGIVRSITMKPDVMNFSPNPYFEDTKLVKTYSFTEEGTTNITGTTIKWKEGMDIANGNGHEKKGSKRPLTEESASVWNLDGEILQACQVSVQVCRGLINLFASGPEV; from the exons ATGGAGAAGGGGGAAAGAAATGGGGCTCCCGAACCGACTCCACGACGCCTCCAGCGACTCCATCCCGATCCTTCTCGTCGTGGCGGCCGCCGGGTGGGTCTCCTACCTCCGCTCCCTCCTCCTCTGGCTCCTCCACTCCCTCGGCCTCCAACGCCTCCACCCCTCCTCCGCCGCGGCCGACGATCCCCTCCTCCGCCGCGGCCTCCATTGGGTTGGTGGATGAAGGGTGCAG GGTTGTTGGAAGAGGCAGAAGGGATCGTCAGAAGCATAACAATGAAGCCAGATGTGATG AACTTCTCTCCTAACCCATATTTTGAGGACACAAAGCTTGTGAAGACATATTCCTTCACCGAGGAAGGAACTACTAATATAACCGGTACGACTATCAAGTGGAAGGAGGGTATG GATATTGCCAATGGTAATGGTCATGAGAAGAAGGGAAGCAAGCGACCCCTTACTGAGGAAAG TGCAAGTGTCTGGAACTTGGATGGCGAGATCCTTCAAGCATGCCAAGTCTCTGTACAAGTATGCCGAGGTCTCATCAACTTATTTGCATCAGGACCTGAAGTTTAA
- the LOC103712826 gene encoding probable indole-3-pyruvate monooxygenase YUCCA9: protein MKSNSKHVWVPGPIIVGAGPSGLAASACLKKKGVPSLILEKEGCIASSWKLRTYERLKFHLPKQFCELPLMTFPPDFPTYPTKQQFISYLEAYAEHFSIKPLFGMKVRCAEYDPSIGFWRVEANDLEFICRWLIVATGENAEAILPDISGMLEFQGQVLHTSFYKKGDDFRGEKVLVVGCGNSGMEVCLDLCISEVQVSMVVRDKLHILPREILGISTFGLSMWLLKWFPMKLVDAFLLLCSWLILGDTERYGLARPKIGPLKLKNTTGKTPVLDVGTLSKIKSDQIKVVPGIKRFTNRGVEFVDGRQEDYDVAILATGYRSNVPSWLKEEEFFDKKDGFPRNPFPDSWKGKNGLYATGFTRRGLLGSSMDAHRIAEDIACQWNSKTKHLPFGAADSRK, encoded by the exons ATGAAATCGAATTCGAAGCATGTATGGGTGCCCGGGCCAATAATCGTAGGTGCCGGACCTTCGGGCCTGGCTGCTTCAGCATGCCTCAAAAAGAAAGGTGTCCCTTCCTTAATACTTGAGAAAGAAGGTTGCATAGCCTCATCATGGAAGCTTAGGACTTATGAGCGCCTAAAGTTTCATCTCCCCAAGCAGTTCTGTGAACTTCCTCTCATGACTTTCCCACCAGACTTCCCGACCTACCCGACAAAACAGCAGTTCATAAGCTACTTAGAAGCCTATGCTGAGCACTTCTCAATAAAGCCTTTGTTCGGAATGAAGGTACGATGCGCTGAGTATGATCCAAGCATTGGGTTTTGGCGGGTCGAGGCCAATGATTTGGAATTCATATGTCGATGGCTTATAGTCGCAACAGGGGAGAATGCAGAGGCCATATTGCCAGATATCAGTGGGATGTTGGAGTTTCAGGGGCAAGTCCTGCACACAAGTTTCTACAAGAAAGGAGATGACTTCAGAGGGGAGAAGGTTCTGGTGGTGGGTTGTGGGAACTCAGGCATGGAAGTTTGCTTGGACCTGTGTATCAGTGAAGTTCAAGTCTCTATGGTTGTTAGAGATAAG TTGCACATCTTGCCAAGGGAAATACTAGGGATTTCAACATTTGGGCTGTCAATGTGGCTGCTCAAATGGTTTCCTATGAAATTGGTTGATGCATTCCTCCTCTTATGCTCTTGGCTGATACTTGGGGATACAGAGAGATACGGTCTCGCTCGACCTAAGATAGGGCCCCTGAAACTAAAGAACACCACCGGAAAGACCCCAGTTCTTGATGTTGGCACTCTCTCAAAAATCAAAAGTGACCAAATTAAG GTGGTTCCTGGTATAAAGCGATTTACAAATAGAGGAGTAGAATTTGTGGATGGCAGACAGGAGGATTACGACGTGGCCATCCTAGCCACCGGCTATAGAAGCAATGTACCTTCATGGCTCAAG GAGGAGGAGTTCTTTGATAAAAAAGACGGTTTTCCGAGGAATCCATTTCCTGATAGTTGGAAAGGGAAGAACGGGCTCTACGCGACGGGGTTCACCAGGAGAGGATTGTTGGGATCTTCCATGGATGCCCATAGGATAGCAGAGGACATTGCCTGCCAATGGAATTCCAAGACCAAGCATCTGCCTTTTGGAGCTGCAGATAGCAGAAAATAA